TGCTCAAGATCGTCAACCTGCTGGGCTTCCCTGGAGACCGTCACCAAGGTCTGGCCTCATTAGCATACGCCAGCGAGAGCAAGGATATGAAAGCGCCGCTCGCCACGTAAGCTGGCGTTTTTTGGTTTCACGCACGTCAATCTGGCATTTGACATGATTTTCTCACTGCTCGAACGCTGCCACGTGTCCAACAGGTTTCACACTGGGGTTACATAATTAATGGCATCCGAAAGGTCACAATTAGAAATAAAGGGCATTGGATGGAAAGGTCATGTGAGCATGTGCAAGCAAATGCTAACAcagctgtgctttaaaatacttttaggcATTTAATCAGAAGGTTGTTGGTTCGAATCCCATGGTGAGCAGGAATTTTCCTAATGCGAAACTGTTAAGACTAACGGCATGTGCACACCTAAAACGAAtagagtagattacatacaaagtcaatgccaAGATGTGAATAGACACGAATGACACGATTTCCTCAAATGAGCAATATGCAGCTTTTTTTCAAGCAATTTTAGAAGTCTGACAATCAGGGGTTATGGTGTGTGCAGGTCAAACGTTAAGCGAATATGCTCATCTCTCTCTTTGGACACATTGTTCTCGGCAGTCGCTTGCCAGAGGCTGACAGATTGTGCAGCAGCTCTAATAATAGAGATGAATTTAAGCATACTTAATCCAGCCCGGGACAAAACGCTCCCAATTTGTTCATCAGATGGAAAGATGCCGCTTTTGTTTTATCAGTGCTGCTTAGTAAACAGCAAATATATAACCAAGCACAACTAATAAGCATGCAAACTGTGTTATTTTCTGTATCTTTGCCGCCTTTTCTCTGGCTTCTCTCTCTCAGTTTGGCTCTTTTGTGGTACCACACCGTGGTGCAGCCCTTCTTTGCTCTGGACGGCTCTGACTCACGTGCCGGGCTCCTGGAGGCCAAAGCCATTCTGCAGAAGAAGGCAATGGTTTACCCAAACTCCTCTCTCTTCATCTTCTTCAAGGGACGGGTGCAGAGATTAGAGGTGGGGATTTTACAATACGGTGTCACACTGACGGTGAAATGAAACCAGAGCAGATGCTTGATAACCGACTGGTGTGATTAAATCATTGAAATAATAGTGCGGTCTATGCTGTGCTGATACTATGCAACAACCACAATAACCTTCTTCATGTAGCGGGTGTGTTAGAAGCAATGGACGGCATCCAAAGCTGACCAATCATGTCAATCATCTCCAATACCAATTCTACACTGACGACAATGTGTAGTTTATATAACACTAGTCTAGAGGAAAAACAAATGCTATGTTGGATGTCATACAAGATGACAGTGTTTCATGTGTCCCGGCTGGAATCAGGACACAGCAACATGAGAATGAAAAAAAGATGATATGTTACAGTTtaacaaaataacaacatatttattgcaatttattaATAGGATTTGTGTTTGTGCGCAtgtgtaagtatatatatatatatatatatatatatatatatatgattttaataaacTCTTGTATACTCAAATATGAACAGTGtttattgcaatattttaaatattgcttataattatatattaataatttatgtaattatataatgtaCTGCTTATAAATTGTGCTTATTATAACTAAAttcatatgaaaaatataatgattattgattcattaaatttctaaatattttttacacacacatttatatgtatatatttttgtaatttattacatacaaattatttgtgtgtttatatatatatatatatatatatatatatatatatatatatatatatatatatatatatataaacacacaaataatttgtatgtaataaattacaaaaaaaaaaacatttatatgtaaaaatacaaataaaataatttcttatgaAAAAATCTATAagcttattaatatatatattatacattattcattataattaatCTGTTTTTCATTTGCAGTGCCAAATCAACAGTGCACTGGCATCATTTCAGGATGCTCTGGAGTTCGCCTCAGACCAAAGAGAGATTCAACATGTGTGCCTCTATGAAATTGGTACAAATCTGTAGTTGTTGTCTTTTTAGTAcagtcatttattaaatattcggTCCGGCTTGATTGAATTGTGGCCTGGCAATAAGAGAACGTTATGCAGTCAATCGTTTACTTTCCAACAAAAGGAATAATTCGGTGCATGATGTATGATTTAATTTGTTCTGGATCCGCAGGCTGGTGCAGCATGATAGAGATGAACTTTGAAGATGCCTTCAGGTCTTTTGAGCGGCTGAAGAATGAATCCCGATGGTCACAGTGTTACTACGCTTACCTCACCGGAGGTCAGATTAGGATCTGATCTGCCTCAAACTCTTTTTAACGTCTCTTTAAAAGGATCGTTTTATTAATACCTTTTACATCTCAACCCAAAGTATGTCAGGGGGCTGCTGGTGACCTAGAGGGAGCCAAAGCTGTTTTCCGAGATGTCCAGAAGCTTTTTAAACGCAAGAACAATCAGATTGAGCAGTTTGCACTGAAAAGAGTGAGTTATccgaaaatatatattcattatgataatttttttgcagttctgatttcaaattttcaattaaactcaaaattactataatttaaacatatatattaaaatttttttgtagttataataatttataatatacaaattaattattttaatgttaatgtaaatatgCAATTTCTATGCCCTTTTCATTTATCtattatattagtaataataatttatattttttgaagttttgcatttgtttctttataattttaactcataactaaaatttaaagatgctctatatatatatatatatatatatatatatatatataaaatcgtttgacagcacttatatacatatttttgtttacatatgtatgtgtaatgtgtatatatattatgtatatataaatacacacacatgcatgtatatttttcacatatatataaaaagattgtgtatattgaatataattatttataatataaattgaatatgaaaataaatatagacgtaaatattttcaaaatatatactgtttgcatgtgtatttatacatagtaaatatacacagaacacatttattatgcaaacaaaaacttattttggatacgattaatcatttgacagcactaatatatatgtgtgtctgtgtatgtgcacgtgtatatacatacatacacacacacacacacacacacatatatatatatatatatatatacacacacacacacacacacacacacgcaaatgctgtatacattatatatatatttatatatatatatatatatatatatatacacatacatatatatatacacacaaatatatatacatatacacacacacatatatatatatatatatatatatatatatatatatatatataatttttttatcattattacttttttatatagatatgttTTTACAACTTGTAATAcatatatagttattataatttataacacaaaataattaaacatttagttcattttttatttttaccttttccAAAAAcgatcatttataaatattaacttttattttatacgTACATAACTACAATTTATAGAGAAATTTGAATTTGGAATTTGGAATATACTACTGATTATTTCACATTAATAATGTCAACATATTACATTTCTAAACCGTTTTATTTATTGCTGGTCAAGCGTTTCTTCTGCTTTGCTTGTGTCTCCAGGCAGAGAGGCTGAGGAAAGTGTCCCTGGCGCGAGAGCTGTGCATTCTGGGTGTTGTGGAGGTGCTGTACTTATGGAAAGCTCTCCCAAACTGCTCTTCCTCCAAACTCCAGCTCATGAACCAAGGTAAAGAACACAAATCGATGTGATGAAATGTGTGCTGTCGTTCGGCTGGCATTATAACGCTGATCTTGATGCTGTATCCAGTGCTGCAGGGGCTGGATGAGCAGTCGAGCCTGGGCCTCAGACGCCTGCTGCTTGGTGCCATTCAGAAATGTCTTGGGAATATTAAAGATGCTGTTCAGGTTTGTTCAATCTCATCAGGTGGTTGAAAACTCATTATGTGCGCAAACTAATGTGGTTTACCTGTAgaagtcttaaagggacagtaacaGTGGAACAAGTACAGTTTACAAATCGATTTCGGAGCACAAATTGCTGTGTTTTTATCCTCTCTCTCACTGTATACTGTGTTTAAGACGGATTGTGTTTTCTAGTCGTTCCAGCTGGCAGCGCAGGATGAATACGGCCGTCTGAATAACAGCTATGTGCAGCCCTATTCCTGTTATGAGCTGGGCTGTGTGCTACTGGCTAAACCTGAGGTAACTCACACTCACAGTCCCTTTATTCTCAGATTTAAGGCACTGTATTGAAATATTTATCCATTCATCGCTTTATGTGAATCCCAACTCTTTAAGTTCAGTTCAAACAGTCTTTTAGAAACCTTTGCATGGTTGTGTGTTACAGAGTTTATTCTGAAAATACCATTGCAAGGATTAAGATGTGGAGTTACCAAACTGTACTCCATAACTTatgtttaaaaaattactttggaGCCAGTGGTGGtagtaatgatgataataataataataataataactagtaTTTAAATAGAGCAGTGACATTTTGttaaatgaaatgatatgaatgatatgttgattataaatatatgttttaaaatgatttagtaTGTTAAATATTCTGTGTTGTcacttatatttaattatttgtataatattattaatataatgacaaataattaataatatgaataatatataaagtatatatataaactcataaatatcatttataaatatatctgtgtatatttactgtatatacaaactcgatacacattttttttacatttagtttgttttagcttaaatataaacaaactcaTAATAACtagaatttataaatattataaaatctatgtattcatatataatatatatatttttttaattggttagtttgtgtgtgt
This DNA window, taken from Carassius auratus strain Wakin chromosome 22, ASM336829v1, whole genome shotgun sequence, encodes the following:
- the ttc39c gene encoding tetratricopeptide repeat protein 39C, translating into MAGPDSPQQQVEEKAEQIDDAELAFQGINMLLNNGFKESDELFRRYRSHSPLMSFGASFVSFLNAMMTFEEEKMQMASDDLRTTEKLCESDNAGVIETIRNKIKKSMDSHRSGVEMVDGLQRQIIVADCQVYLAVLCFVKQEISAYIKGGWILRKAWKMFNKCYSDISQLQEACRRRSSDQQGALTSDQANHNTSARSGGRVTEEVLDRLKGSVSFGYGLFHLCISMVPPHLLKIVNLLGFPGDRHQGLASLAYASESKDMKAPLATLALLWYHTVVQPFFALDGSDSRAGLLEAKAILQKKAMVYPNSSLFIFFKGRVQRLECQINSALASFQDALEFASDQREIQHVCLYEIGWCSMIEMNFEDAFRSFERLKNESRWSQCYYAYLTGVCQGAAGDLEGAKAVFRDVQKLFKRKNNQIEQFALKRAERLRKVSLARELCILGVVEVLYLWKALPNCSSSKLQLMNQVLQGLDEQSSLGLRRLLLGAIQKCLGNIKDAVQSFQLAAQDEYGRLNNSYVQPYSCYELGCVLLAKPETLSKGRSLLLQAKENYTGYDFENRLHVRIHSALASIKEVVPH